From Quercus lobata isolate SW786 chromosome 1, ValleyOak3.0 Primary Assembly, whole genome shotgun sequence, one genomic window encodes:
- the LOC115951667 gene encoding uncharacterized protein LOC115951667: MHDGEALKAYSDRYWETYNEIDDNFDDVAISTFINSLPAEHGLRKSLTGKPATSMRQLMDRIDKYKQVEEDQLQGRGKEKVIPQERRDFRSDRYNSNRPRRDFIGQSGVTNTQTVNAVFRELVHRVLEKINNEPCFKWPNKMVGESMRCNQNFYCQYHQDYGHTMKNYRNLWNYLD; the protein is encoded by the coding sequence ATGCATGATGGAGAAGCTCTAAAGGCCTACTCAGATAGATATTGGGAGACGTATAACGAAATAGACGACAATTTCGACGATGTCGCCATCAGCACCTTCATAAATAGTCTCCCAGCCGAGCACGGCTTGAGGAAGTCTCTGACTGGCAAGCCTGCCACCAGCATGCGCCAACTGATGGATCGGATCGATAAATATAAACAAGTGGAGGAAGACCAGCTGCAAGGTAGAGGAAAAgagaaggttatccctcaagagaggagggatttcaggtcggaccgatATAACAGCAACCGTCCGAGGAGGGATTTCATAGGGCAATCTGGAGTAACCAACACACAGACTGTCAATGCTGTATTCCGAGAACTAGTACATCGGGTGTTGGAAAAAATCAACAACGAGCCATGCTTTAAGTGGCCGAATAAGATGGTGGGAGAGTCCATGAGGTGCAATCAAAACttttattgccaataccaccagGACTACGGGCATACCATGAAGAACTACAGGAACCTCTGGAACTATCTGGACTAG